GCGCCGTGGCGAGGGCAGCCCGGCGGCCGGCGGGCCGCTGGTGGTGCTGACCGGCCAGCACACCGGACGTTCGGCCAACGACAAGTACATCTTGCGCGAGCCGGAGAGCGAGAACGAGATCTGGTGGGGCGAAGTCAACCGGCCCATCGAAGCGGCCCCGGCCGAGGCCCTGCGAGCTCTGGTGCTGGCGCATCTGAGGGGCCGGGACCTTTTCGTCACCGACTGCTGGGCCGGCGCCGACCCGGCCTTTCGCGTCGGCGTCCGGGTGGTCACCGAGGCGGCCTGGCACGGCCTTTTCGCCCACAACATGTTCATTCCCGCCAGGGAAGACGAGAGAGCCGGCTTCAAGCCAGCCTTCACGGTCATCGACGCCGCCACCTGCGGCGCCGACCCGGCCCTTCACGGCACCCGCTCCGAGACCTTCATCATCGTCGACTTCTCGGCCCGCACGGTGCTGATCGGCGGCACCTCCTACGCCGGCGAGATCAAGAAATCGGTCTTCAGCATTCTCAACTACCTGCTGCCCGATCAGGGCGTGCTGCCCATGCATTGTTCGGTCAACGTCGGCCGGGGCGGCGATTCGGCTGTCTTCTTCGGCCTCTCCGGCACCGGCAAGACGACGCTTTCGGCCGACCCCGAGCGCACCCTGGTGGGCGACGACGAGCATGGCTGGAGCGAGCGCGGCCTGTTCAACTTCGAAGGCGGCTGCTACGCCAAGGTGATCCGGCTGAGCGCCCGGGCCGAGCCCGAGATCTTCGCCACCACCAGCCGCTTCGGCACCATCCTGGAAAACGTGGTGATGGACGGAGACGGCAAGCTCGACCTCGACGATGCCCGCCACACCGAGAACACGCGCGCCTCCTATCCGCTCGATTTCATCCCCAACGCTTCGGCTGACGGCCTGGCCGGGCACCCGCGTAACGTCGTCATGTTGACCGCCGACG
This DNA window, taken from Alphaproteobacteria bacterium, encodes the following:
- a CDS encoding phosphoenolpyruvate carboxykinase — its product is MQHVGAGPAAYGLDNHGILEARTVHWNLPTNLLHEEALRRGEGSPAAGGPLVVLTGQHTGRSANDKYILREPESENEIWWGEVNRPIEAAPAEALRALVLAHLRGRDLFVTDCWAGADPAFRVGVRVVTEAAWHGLFAHNMFIPAREDERAGFKPAFTVIDAATCGADPALHGTRSETFIIVDFSARTVLIGGTSYAGEIKKSVFSILNYLLPDQGVLPMHCSVNVGRGGDSAVFFGLSGTGKTTLSADPERTLVGDDEHGWSERGLFNFEGGCYAKVIRLSARAEPEIFATTSRFGTILENVVMDGDGKLDLDDARHTENTRASYPLDFIPNASADGLAGHPRNVVMLTADAFGVLPPISRLTPEQAMYHFLSGYTAKVAGTEKGLGSEPQATFSTCFGAPFMPRHPSVYARLLGQRIAQHETTCWLVNTGWTGGAFGTGQRMPIGHTRALLSAALDGRLAKVATQPDANFGLLVPQSCPDVPGEILAPRNTWSDKAAYDATARDLVARFNDNLGQFKDYVDEAVLAAAPGGGGGGG